The genomic DNA CGAGCGATCTCGGCTACCACCTCGAGATCCGAGTTGTCACCGCTGACGTACACGGTGGGCACGCCTTCGGCCTGCAGCACGAACCCGGTGACCGGCCCGGCGTTCTGGCGCACCCCATCGGGGCCGTGGTGGGCGGGGACCCCCGTGATCGTGAGCTCACCCCCTTCGGGCAACTCGATCGCGGCCGACTTGTAGTGGTCAAGGCCGACGGCACCGCCGCCGAGACGACCCGAGCCGACATCCGTCGTGAATACGTTCTCGATGCCTTGCAGGAGGACGCGTCCGGACTCGTCGAGATTGTCGATGTGCTGGTCGTGAGACACCAGGGCGATATCGATCCTGCCTATCTCATCGACGGGGATAGCAGGTCCCTCCGTCTTCGTGATGCCCCGAGTACCCTCAGTGCCCGGGCCCGTGAAGGTCCGCGGCTCGTCGAATGTCGGGTCGATGATGATGCGAAGGCCAGCGAGCTCGAGAATCCCTGTGGGGCCGCCGACAAGCGTGAATGTGGTTGTCATTGTCCTAGACAATCGAGATCTCGGTCCGCCGCGCCAGTACAAGATCTGGACCACGCACCCGGTTTACCGATTTGCGTCGCGGTATCGTGTACCCGACCTCGAACGACGCGGCACGTCCGCGAATACCCTCGGAGGTGGCCATGTTGCACAGCGACGAGACTGAGGAAGCGGATTTCCCGGGACCATCCCTTGACTACTGTCCCGTCTCGATAGCGGCTCGCCTGGTCGGAAACAAGTGGACATTCCTAATCGTGCGAGAGCTGCTCGCGGGGAGCATCCGATTCAACGACATCCACCGCGGCGTGCCGTCGATCTCAAGAACCCTGCTCGCGTCACGGTTGCGGGATATGACCCGCGACGGGCTCGTCACGAGACTTGACGCGGACTCTCCTAACGGTGTCGGCTATCGACTCACACCCGCGGCTGTCGCTCTCGAACCCGTGATCATAGCCCTGGGAAACTGGGCCATCGATTGGCGACTCCCACAGACCGCGATCGCTGACATGGAGACCGTTAAAGAGGATCCTTCAGCTGCGCTGTGGCACATGTTCCGTTCGATCGACCTCACTGCGCTTCCTGAGGGAGGCCTCTCGATGGAGTTCAGATTCCCGGAATCCGAACCGTCGTGCGGTTGGATGGCATTCGACTCCCACAACCGCGGTTCTGTATGTCTCGGGCCTCCTCAGGTTCCCGCCGATCTCGTGGTGATTGCAAACCCTGGCGTTCTGTATCAACTCGCCTACGGCTACGTCTCCTGCGAGCATGCGCTGAGCACCGGTCAGATCTCTCTTGAAGGGGATGTCGCTCTCGAAAGGAGATTCCAGAATTTCTTCTCGTTCAGCCCTTTCGCCGAACGCATCTCGGAACGCGTGCGCGGATACCGTTGATTCGTGGCCGGGTCTTACGTCCGGCGCCACCCTCTTCCTCCCTCTAGTCGGAGATCGCGTACGCCGGAACAGCGGGATTCGAAAGGAGCGGTTCCAGTGCGGCGGCGAGTGCAAGAACATGTTGATCGCCGTGACGAAGACCTTGAATGGTGACCCCCACTGGGGTCTCGTCATCGCTTCTGGGTAGCGGAACCGTCACCATGGGCGTTCCCAGCATCGTTCCCGGGCCGGTATTTCGCGTATACAGTCCGAACAACGCTTCCTGATGACCGAGATGCTCGATGCTCGCACTGGCCCCGATCAATGGCGCCGAGGTCGGAGTGGTCGGGAAGATGAGGCCGTCCAGCCTTTTCGATGCGAAGAGGTGCTCTGTCAGCCTCCGTGCATCAACGGTGTCCCGCTGAGCCGAGGCATATTGGTCAGCGGATATAGGGCTGAGAAGCTGCTGGTTGAGAAGGGCCGCGACGTCTGGACTCGCCACCCGCGCAGCCAGCGTCGTGAAGGCCGCCTCAGGATCCCGCCCCAAGGCGTCGGCTGCTGCACGAGCCAGCTCTCGTCGCGACTCCCATCCCACGATGAGAGGCTCCGCTCTTCGAGTTCGATCCAGAATCGATGCCAATGACACCTCCACCAGTTCGACAACGGAGGAAAGCCGCTCCAGCGCGGCGGCGAAGGCCAGACCAGTATGGGAGGCCAAGTCTGCGATGAGCTCGCGAGGAACACCGAGGCGCACTCGTCCGCTATGGACACCGCGGACGCTTCCAGTGACCCACGAATCGGCACGGATCGCATCGTCTACCGATGTGGTGAAAACCCCAGGGGTGTCCCGCGTCCACGAAAGGCCCACAAGCCCGGCCGTCGGCCATCTTCCGGTGCTCGGACGGAACCCGACGACGCCGCAGTGACTGGCGGGAATCGAGATCGACCCGCCTGTGTCGGTTCCCAGAGCGAAAGACACCACTCCGCTGGCGACCGCCGCGGCGCTTCCCCCGGAAGATCCTCCCGCTGAGTACGCGTTGTTCGAAGGAAGCCGGACGGCTCCGTACACGGCATTGTCGGAGGTCACCCCGAGACCGAGCTCGTGCATGTTCGTCATCCCGAGAACGACGGCACCCGCCGAACGGAACGCGGCAACGACCGGTGCATCCGAGTCTTCCGGACGCACGTCGAGGATCCGGCATCCGGCGGAGCGTGAGAAGCCGCGGACTCCGATATTCGCCTTCACCGCCAACCCGAAGGAGCTCACGGGACCGGAGCGAGTCTGTACGTCGAGCGACTCTTGATCGGCGATCTCCGTCCACATTCCGGCGACGACATCATCCACGGGCGCGGGTCGGATCACGATGAAATCTCCTCGAGCGTGCGCCCGCGAGTCCGCGGAGCGAGCAGATTGATGATCCCGCCGACGACGAGGAACGAGACAAGACCCAGCAGGGTTCCGAGTAGCGGCAGTTGCGAGAGAACTCCGACGAGCAGGAACACACCGAGGCCCCCGCCGACGTGGCCGACGCTGTCGGCCAGCGCGTAAGCCGTGGTCCGGAAACGTGTGGGGAAGCTTTCTGCAGTGAGCGCATACTGCGCTGGGACCCACACGTTCTGACCGAAGAACATGATCACAGCACCGAGGAACATCATCCAGGTCTGGTCCCCCCCGGACGCGGTGACGAGCACGCCTACGAGAGTGATGAGGCTGCCGATGAGCATCCACCACTTGCGCTCGACTCGGTCGATGACAGACCGGGCGACGATTGCGGCCGCGATGAAACCGCTCAGTCCGACAGCAGACACGATTCCGGCCTCAGCTGGCGTGAATCCCTGGCGGACGAGTACTGAGGTAAAGGCGCCGGCGAAAGAATAGATCGTGATGTAGCCAAGCAGCCATGTCGCTCCGATGACGGCGAGCCGCCAGAGGTACCGCGGGGATGTGAGCAGCTCTCGGATCGCGCTCAGCGTGCTGATCGTCGGTTCGGGGGGCGCGATGGCGATGGCATCCTCTGGGAGCAAGGGGGAACGTCGGGTGGCGATCGCTTCCATGCGCCCGATGACTCGCGCAGCCTCGCCGTGGTCGCCCCGATCGATGAGCCAGCGCGGGGATTCCGGTAGCGCCAGTCGAAGGATCAGGGAGAATGCGGCGAGGATCGCCCCCACCGCATAGACCCAACGCCACCCTGTGGTGAAGCTGTCGGAGGCGATGGCGACGGGCAGACCTTGGGGCCAGGGGGTCATCGGGGTGGTGAGGTACAGACCGAGCCAGATCCCGAGCGCCGATCCGAGAGCTGCCATGAAGAAGAGCACGCTGGTATAGCGACCGCGCATCCGACGTGGGGAGATCTCGTTGACGTAGACGTTGATGATCGCGAGGTCGGCGCCGACGCCGATGCCTGTGATCATTCGTGAGAGAGCGAAATGAGTCTCATCGATGGAGAACGTGGAGTAGAGCGATCCGAGACCGGTGATGATCATCGCGATGATGAGGAGCCGGTGGCGTCCGAAGCGGTCGGACAGCGGTCCGAGCACGAGAGCGCCAACACCGTATCCGAGAAGGCTGAGGAAGATCGGCAGTCCGATGAACTGGTCGGCCGTAGCCGGCGTGCACCCTCCGATGATCTGAGCGCACGTCTGCACGAACGAGACGTTGATATTGAAGATGTCGTACTGGACGAACAACATGCCCAGTCCGATCGTGAGCACGGAAAGACTGCTCAACCCCCAGCGAGGGAAACGGTCGATGCGGTACAG from Microbacterium sp. LWO13-1.2 includes the following:
- a CDS encoding MBL fold metallo-hydrolase, with the protein product MTTTFTLVGGPTGILELAGLRIIIDPTFDEPRTFTGPGTEGTRGITKTEGPAIPVDEIGRIDIALVSHDQHIDNLDESGRVLLQGIENVFTTDVGSGRLGGGAVGLDHYKSAAIELPEGGELTITGVPAHHGPDGVRQNAGPVTGFVLQAEGVPTVYVSGDNSDLEVVAEIARRFPAIDVAVLFAGGAKFEELGGAYLTLSNEAAVEAAKLMPAAIVVPVHADGWAHFSQTAQGLVELFAAEGMPQRIVAPSPGHTVTLPV
- a CDS encoding winged helix-turn-helix transcriptional regulator, which encodes MLHSDETEEADFPGPSLDYCPVSIAARLVGNKWTFLIVRELLAGSIRFNDIHRGVPSISRTLLASRLRDMTRDGLVTRLDADSPNGVGYRLTPAAVALEPVIIALGNWAIDWRLPQTAIADMETVKEDPSAALWHMFRSIDLTALPEGGLSMEFRFPESEPSCGWMAFDSHNRGSVCLGPPQVPADLVVIANPGVLYQLAYGYVSCEHALSTGQISLEGDVALERRFQNFFSFSPFAERISERVRGYR
- a CDS encoding amidase family protein, with translation MIRPAPVDDVVAGMWTEIADQESLDVQTRSGPVSSFGLAVKANIGVRGFSRSAGCRILDVRPEDSDAPVVAAFRSAGAVVLGMTNMHELGLGVTSDNAVYGAVRLPSNNAYSAGGSSGGSAAAVASGVVSFALGTDTGGSISIPASHCGVVGFRPSTGRWPTAGLVGLSWTRDTPGVFTTSVDDAIRADSWVTGSVRGVHSGRVRLGVPRELIADLASHTGLAFAAALERLSSVVELVEVSLASILDRTRRAEPLIVGWESRRELARAAADALGRDPEAAFTTLAARVASPDVAALLNQQLLSPISADQYASAQRDTVDARRLTEHLFASKRLDGLIFPTTPTSAPLIGASASIEHLGHQEALFGLYTRNTGPGTMLGTPMVTVPLPRSDDETPVGVTIQGLRHGDQHVLALAAALEPLLSNPAVPAYAISD
- a CDS encoding MFS transporter; amino-acid sequence: MSRVEPRTTQPQVALLYRIDRFPRWGLSSLSVLTIGLGMLFVQYDIFNINVSFVQTCAQIIGGCTPATADQFIGLPIFLSLLGYGVGALVLGPLSDRFGRHRLLIIAMIITGLGSLYSTFSIDETHFALSRMITGIGVGADLAIINVYVNEISPRRMRGRYTSVLFFMAALGSALGIWLGLYLTTPMTPWPQGLPVAIASDSFTTGWRWVYAVGAILAAFSLILRLALPESPRWLIDRGDHGEAARVIGRMEAIATRRSPLLPEDAIAIAPPEPTISTLSAIRELLTSPRYLWRLAVIGATWLLGYITIYSFAGAFTSVLVRQGFTPAEAGIVSAVGLSGFIAAAIVARSVIDRVERKWWMLIGSLITLVGVLVTASGGDQTWMMFLGAVIMFFGQNVWVPAQYALTAESFPTRFRTTAYALADSVGHVGGGLGVFLLVGVLSQLPLLGTLLGLVSFLVVGGIINLLAPRTRGRTLEEISS